A genomic stretch from Halichoerus grypus chromosome 5, mHalGry1.hap1.1, whole genome shotgun sequence includes:
- the LRRC8B gene encoding volume-regulated anion channel subunit LRRC8B isoform X4, with protein sequence MITLTELKCLADAQSSYHILKPWWDVFWYYITLIMLLVAVLAGALQLTQSRVLCCLPCKVEFDNHCAVPWDLLKASANTSSSDPGTPLPLPLRIQNDLHRQQYSYIDAVCYEKQLHWFAKFFPYLVLLHTLIFAACSNFWLHYPSTSSRLEHFVAILHKCFDSPWTTRALSETVAEQSVRPLTLSKSKVLLSSSGCSADVDSSKQSLPYPQPGLESAGIESPTSSVLDKKEGEQAKAIFEKVKRFRLHVEQKDIIYRVYLKQIIVKVILFVLIITYVPYFLTYITLEIDCSVDVQAFTGYKRYQCVYSLAEIFKVLASFYVILVILYGLTSSYSLWWMLRSSLKQYSFEALREKSNYSDIPDVKNDFAFILHLADQYDPLYSKRFSIFLSEVSENKLKQINLNNEWTVEKLKSKLVKNSQDKVALHLFMLNGLPDNVFELTEIEVLSLELIPEVKLPSAVSQLVNLKELHVYHSSLVVDHPALGFLEENLKILRLKFTEMGKIPRWVFHLKNLKELYLSGCVLPEQLSTMQLEGFQDLKNLRTLYLKSSLSRIPQVITDLLPSLQKLSLDNEGSKLVVLNNLKKMVNLKSLELISCDLERIPHSIFSLNNLHELDLKENNLKTVEEIISFQHLQNLSCLKLWHNNIAYIPAQIGALSNLEQLSLNHNNIENLPLQLFLCTKLHYLDLSYNHLTFIPEEIQYLSNLQYFAVTNNNLSLFSRLTFLVSEEKGSEVTHHLNLVLLLDQQGTCLNPLCSVVSSQPKFLC encoded by the exons ATGATTACACTAACAGAGCTGAAATGTCTAGCAGACGCCCAGTCATCTTATCACATCCTAAAACCATGGTGGGACGTCTTCTGGTATTACATCACCCTGATCATGCTGCTGGTGGCCGTGCTGGCTGGAGCTCTCCAGCTCACACAGAGCAGGGTTCTGTGCTGTCTTCCATGTAAGGTGGAATTTGACAATCACTGTGCCGTGCCTTGGGACCTCCTGAAAGCCAGCGCCAACACATCCTCCTCTGATCCCGGGACCCCACTTCCGCTCCCCCTCAGAATCCAGAATGACCTCCACCGACAGCAGTACTCCTACATCGACGCCGTCTGTTACGAGAAGCAGCTTCATTGGTTCGCCAAGTTCTTCCCCTACCTGGTGCTCCTGCACACACTCATCTTTGCAGCCTGCAGCAACTTTTGGCTTCACTACCCCAGTACCAGTTCCAGGCTCGAGCATTTTGTGGCCATCCTTCACAAGTGCTTCGATTCTCCGTGGACCACCCGTGCCCTGTCCGAAACGGTGGCCGAGCAATCAGTGAGGCCCCTGACACTCTCTAAGTCCAAGGTTCTGCTTTCATCCTCAGGGTGTTCAGCCGATGTTGATTCCAGCAAGCAGTCATTGCCCTACCCACAGCCTGGCTTGGAGTCAGCTGGCATCGAAAGCCCCACTTCTAGTGTCCTGGACAAGAAGGAGGGCGAACAGGCCAAAGCCATCTTTGAAAAAGTGAAAAGGTTCCGCCTGCATGTGGAGCAGAAGGACATCATTTATAGAGTGTATCTGAAGCAGATCATCGTGAAGGTCATTTTGTTTGTCCTCATCATAACTTACGTTCCATATTTTCTAACCTACATCACTCTTGAAATTGACTGTTCGGTCGATGTGCAAGCTTTTACCGGCTACAAGCGCTACCAGTGTGTCTACTCCTTGGCAGAAATATTTAAGGTTCTGGCTTCGTTTTATGTGATTTTGGTTATACTTTATGGTCTCACCTCCTCCTACAGCTTGTGGTGGATGCTGAGGAGTTCTCTGAAGCAATATTCCTTCGAGGCGTTGAGAGAGAAAAGCAACTACAGCGATATCCCTGACGTCAAGAATGACTTTGCCTTCATCCTGCATCTGGCCGATCAGTATGATCCTCTCTATTCCAAACGCTTCTCCATATTCCTGTCGGAGGTCAGTGAGAACAAACTGAAACAGATCAACCTCAATAACGAATGGACGGTTGAGAAACTGAAAAGTAAGCTTGTGAAAAATTCCCAGGACAAGGTAGCACTGCATCTTTTTATGCTAAATGGTCTTCCAGACAATGTCTTTGAGCTGACAGAAATCGAAGTGCTCAGCCTGGAGCTCATCCCTGAGGTCAAGCTGCCCTCTGCGGTCTCACAGCTGGTCAACCTCAAGGAGCTTCATGTGTACCATTCATCCCTGGTGGTGGACCATCCGGCGCTGGGCTTTCTGGAGGAGAATTTAAAAATCCTCCGCCTGAAATTCACCGAAATGGGGAAAATCCCACGCTGGGTATTTCACCTGAAGAATCTCAAGGAACTTTATCTGTCCGGCTGTGTTCTCCCTGAGCAGTTGAGTACCATGCAGTTGGAGGGCTTTCAGGACTTAAAAAACCTGAGGACCCTCTACTTGAAGAGCAGCCTCTCCCGGATCCCACAAGTCATTACAGACCTCCTGCCTTCACTGCAGAAGTTGTCCCTCGATAATGAGGGAAGCAAACTGGTTGTGTTGAACAACTTGAAAAAGATGGTCAACCTGAAAAGCCTGGAGCTGATCAGCTGTGACCTGGAACGCATCCCACACTCCATTTTCAGCCTGAACAATTTGCATGAGTTagatcttaaagaaaataacCTTAAAACTGTGGAAGAGATCATTAGCTTTCAGCATCTCCAGAATCTTTCCTGCTTAAAGTTGTGGCACAATAACATTGCTTATATTCCTGCCCAGATCGGGGCACTATCTAATCTAGAGCAGCTCTCTTTGAACCATAATAATATTGAGAATCTGCCCCTGCAGCTTTTCCTATGCACCAAACTACATTATTTGGATCTAAGCTATAACCACCTGACCTTCATTCCAGAAGAAATCCAGTATCTGAGTAATTTGCAGTACTTTGCTGTGACCAACAACAAT CTCAGCCTCTTTTCTCGGTTGACATTTCTGGTGTCTGAAGAAAAGGGATCTGAAGTGACACACCACCTCAACTTGGTGCTGCTGTTGGACCAGCAAGGTACCTGCTTGAACCCTCTGTGCTCTGTTGTCTCCTCACAGCCCAAGTTCCTGTGCTGA
- the LRRC8B gene encoding volume-regulated anion channel subunit LRRC8B isoform X5, with the protein MITLTELKCLADAQSSYHILKPWWDVFWYYITLIMLLVAVLAGALQLTQSRVLCCLPCKVEFDNHCAVPWDLLKASANTSSSDPGTPLPLPLRIQNDLHRQQYSYIDAVCYEKQLHWFAKFFPYLVLLHTLIFAACSNFWLHYPSTSSRLEHFVAILHKCFDSPWTTRALSETVAEQSVRPLTLSKSKVLLSSSGCSADVDSSKQSLPYPQPGLESAGIESPTSSVLDKKEGEQAKAIFEKVKRFRLHVEQKDIIYRVYLKQIIVKVILFVLIITYVPYFLTYITLEIDCSVDVQAFTGYKRYQCVYSLAEIFKVLASFYVILVILYGLTSSYSLWWMLRSSLKQYSFEALREKSNYSDIPDVKNDFAFILHLADQYDPLYSKRFSIFLSEVSENKLKQINLNNEWTVEKLKSKLVKNSQDKVALHLFMLNGLPDNVFELTEIEVLSLELIPEVKLPSAVSQLVNLKELHVYHSSLVVDHPALGFLEENLKILRLKFTEMGKIPRWVFHLKNLKELYLSGCVLPEQLSTMQLEGFQDLKNLRTLYLKSSLSRIPQVITDLLPSLQKLSLDNEGSKLVVLNNLKKMVNLKSLELISCDLERIPHSIFSLNNLHELDLKENNLKTVEEIISFQHLQNLSCLKLWHNNIAYIPAQIGALSNLEQLSLNHNNIENLPLQLFLCTKLHYLDLSYNHLTFIPEEIQYLSNLQYFAVTNNNLSLFSRLTFLVSEEKGSEVTHHLNLVLLLDQQEHPLIFI; encoded by the exons ATGATTACACTAACAGAGCTGAAATGTCTAGCAGACGCCCAGTCATCTTATCACATCCTAAAACCATGGTGGGACGTCTTCTGGTATTACATCACCCTGATCATGCTGCTGGTGGCCGTGCTGGCTGGAGCTCTCCAGCTCACACAGAGCAGGGTTCTGTGCTGTCTTCCATGTAAGGTGGAATTTGACAATCACTGTGCCGTGCCTTGGGACCTCCTGAAAGCCAGCGCCAACACATCCTCCTCTGATCCCGGGACCCCACTTCCGCTCCCCCTCAGAATCCAGAATGACCTCCACCGACAGCAGTACTCCTACATCGACGCCGTCTGTTACGAGAAGCAGCTTCATTGGTTCGCCAAGTTCTTCCCCTACCTGGTGCTCCTGCACACACTCATCTTTGCAGCCTGCAGCAACTTTTGGCTTCACTACCCCAGTACCAGTTCCAGGCTCGAGCATTTTGTGGCCATCCTTCACAAGTGCTTCGATTCTCCGTGGACCACCCGTGCCCTGTCCGAAACGGTGGCCGAGCAATCAGTGAGGCCCCTGACACTCTCTAAGTCCAAGGTTCTGCTTTCATCCTCAGGGTGTTCAGCCGATGTTGATTCCAGCAAGCAGTCATTGCCCTACCCACAGCCTGGCTTGGAGTCAGCTGGCATCGAAAGCCCCACTTCTAGTGTCCTGGACAAGAAGGAGGGCGAACAGGCCAAAGCCATCTTTGAAAAAGTGAAAAGGTTCCGCCTGCATGTGGAGCAGAAGGACATCATTTATAGAGTGTATCTGAAGCAGATCATCGTGAAGGTCATTTTGTTTGTCCTCATCATAACTTACGTTCCATATTTTCTAACCTACATCACTCTTGAAATTGACTGTTCGGTCGATGTGCAAGCTTTTACCGGCTACAAGCGCTACCAGTGTGTCTACTCCTTGGCAGAAATATTTAAGGTTCTGGCTTCGTTTTATGTGATTTTGGTTATACTTTATGGTCTCACCTCCTCCTACAGCTTGTGGTGGATGCTGAGGAGTTCTCTGAAGCAATATTCCTTCGAGGCGTTGAGAGAGAAAAGCAACTACAGCGATATCCCTGACGTCAAGAATGACTTTGCCTTCATCCTGCATCTGGCCGATCAGTATGATCCTCTCTATTCCAAACGCTTCTCCATATTCCTGTCGGAGGTCAGTGAGAACAAACTGAAACAGATCAACCTCAATAACGAATGGACGGTTGAGAAACTGAAAAGTAAGCTTGTGAAAAATTCCCAGGACAAGGTAGCACTGCATCTTTTTATGCTAAATGGTCTTCCAGACAATGTCTTTGAGCTGACAGAAATCGAAGTGCTCAGCCTGGAGCTCATCCCTGAGGTCAAGCTGCCCTCTGCGGTCTCACAGCTGGTCAACCTCAAGGAGCTTCATGTGTACCATTCATCCCTGGTGGTGGACCATCCGGCGCTGGGCTTTCTGGAGGAGAATTTAAAAATCCTCCGCCTGAAATTCACCGAAATGGGGAAAATCCCACGCTGGGTATTTCACCTGAAGAATCTCAAGGAACTTTATCTGTCCGGCTGTGTTCTCCCTGAGCAGTTGAGTACCATGCAGTTGGAGGGCTTTCAGGACTTAAAAAACCTGAGGACCCTCTACTTGAAGAGCAGCCTCTCCCGGATCCCACAAGTCATTACAGACCTCCTGCCTTCACTGCAGAAGTTGTCCCTCGATAATGAGGGAAGCAAACTGGTTGTGTTGAACAACTTGAAAAAGATGGTCAACCTGAAAAGCCTGGAGCTGATCAGCTGTGACCTGGAACGCATCCCACACTCCATTTTCAGCCTGAACAATTTGCATGAGTTagatcttaaagaaaataacCTTAAAACTGTGGAAGAGATCATTAGCTTTCAGCATCTCCAGAATCTTTCCTGCTTAAAGTTGTGGCACAATAACATTGCTTATATTCCTGCCCAGATCGGGGCACTATCTAATCTAGAGCAGCTCTCTTTGAACCATAATAATATTGAGAATCTGCCCCTGCAGCTTTTCCTATGCACCAAACTACATTATTTGGATCTAAGCTATAACCACCTGACCTTCATTCCAGAAGAAATCCAGTATCTGAGTAATTTGCAGTACTTTGCTGTGACCAACAACAAT CTCAGCCTCTTTTCTCGGTTGACATTTCTGGTGTCTGAAGAAAAGGGATCTGAAGTGACACACCACCTCAACTTGGTGCTGCTGTTGGACCAGCAAG
- the LRRC8B gene encoding volume-regulated anion channel subunit LRRC8B isoform X3, whose protein sequence is MITLTELKCLADAQSSYHILKPWWDVFWYYITLIMLLVAVLAGALQLTQSRVLCCLPCKVEFDNHCAVPWDLLKASANTSSSDPGTPLPLPLRIQNDLHRQQYSYIDAVCYEKQLHWFAKFFPYLVLLHTLIFAACSNFWLHYPSTSSRLEHFVAILHKCFDSPWTTRALSETVAEQSVRPLTLSKSKVLLSSSGCSADVDSSKQSLPYPQPGLESAGIESPTSSVLDKKEGEQAKAIFEKVKRFRLHVEQKDIIYRVYLKQIIVKVILFVLIITYVPYFLTYITLEIDCSVDVQAFTGYKRYQCVYSLAEIFKVLASFYVILVILYGLTSSYSLWWMLRSSLKQYSFEALREKSNYSDIPDVKNDFAFILHLADQYDPLYSKRFSIFLSEVSENKLKQINLNNEWTVEKLKSKLVKNSQDKVALHLFMLNGLPDNVFELTEIEVLSLELIPEVKLPSAVSQLVNLKELHVYHSSLVVDHPALGFLEENLKILRLKFTEMGKIPRWVFHLKNLKELYLSGCVLPEQLSTMQLEGFQDLKNLRTLYLKSSLSRIPQVITDLLPSLQKLSLDNEGSKLVVLNNLKKMVNLKSLELISCDLERIPHSIFSLNNLHELDLKENNLKTVEEIISFQHLQNLSCLKLWHNNIAYIPAQIGALSNLEQLSLNHNNIENLPLQLFLCTKLHYLDLSYNHLTFIPEEIQYLSNLQYFAVTNNNIETLPDGLFQCKKLQCLLLGKNSLMSLSPHVGELSNLTHLELIAQPLFSVDISGV, encoded by the exons ATGATTACACTAACAGAGCTGAAATGTCTAGCAGACGCCCAGTCATCTTATCACATCCTAAAACCATGGTGGGACGTCTTCTGGTATTACATCACCCTGATCATGCTGCTGGTGGCCGTGCTGGCTGGAGCTCTCCAGCTCACACAGAGCAGGGTTCTGTGCTGTCTTCCATGTAAGGTGGAATTTGACAATCACTGTGCCGTGCCTTGGGACCTCCTGAAAGCCAGCGCCAACACATCCTCCTCTGATCCCGGGACCCCACTTCCGCTCCCCCTCAGAATCCAGAATGACCTCCACCGACAGCAGTACTCCTACATCGACGCCGTCTGTTACGAGAAGCAGCTTCATTGGTTCGCCAAGTTCTTCCCCTACCTGGTGCTCCTGCACACACTCATCTTTGCAGCCTGCAGCAACTTTTGGCTTCACTACCCCAGTACCAGTTCCAGGCTCGAGCATTTTGTGGCCATCCTTCACAAGTGCTTCGATTCTCCGTGGACCACCCGTGCCCTGTCCGAAACGGTGGCCGAGCAATCAGTGAGGCCCCTGACACTCTCTAAGTCCAAGGTTCTGCTTTCATCCTCAGGGTGTTCAGCCGATGTTGATTCCAGCAAGCAGTCATTGCCCTACCCACAGCCTGGCTTGGAGTCAGCTGGCATCGAAAGCCCCACTTCTAGTGTCCTGGACAAGAAGGAGGGCGAACAGGCCAAAGCCATCTTTGAAAAAGTGAAAAGGTTCCGCCTGCATGTGGAGCAGAAGGACATCATTTATAGAGTGTATCTGAAGCAGATCATCGTGAAGGTCATTTTGTTTGTCCTCATCATAACTTACGTTCCATATTTTCTAACCTACATCACTCTTGAAATTGACTGTTCGGTCGATGTGCAAGCTTTTACCGGCTACAAGCGCTACCAGTGTGTCTACTCCTTGGCAGAAATATTTAAGGTTCTGGCTTCGTTTTATGTGATTTTGGTTATACTTTATGGTCTCACCTCCTCCTACAGCTTGTGGTGGATGCTGAGGAGTTCTCTGAAGCAATATTCCTTCGAGGCGTTGAGAGAGAAAAGCAACTACAGCGATATCCCTGACGTCAAGAATGACTTTGCCTTCATCCTGCATCTGGCCGATCAGTATGATCCTCTCTATTCCAAACGCTTCTCCATATTCCTGTCGGAGGTCAGTGAGAACAAACTGAAACAGATCAACCTCAATAACGAATGGACGGTTGAGAAACTGAAAAGTAAGCTTGTGAAAAATTCCCAGGACAAGGTAGCACTGCATCTTTTTATGCTAAATGGTCTTCCAGACAATGTCTTTGAGCTGACAGAAATCGAAGTGCTCAGCCTGGAGCTCATCCCTGAGGTCAAGCTGCCCTCTGCGGTCTCACAGCTGGTCAACCTCAAGGAGCTTCATGTGTACCATTCATCCCTGGTGGTGGACCATCCGGCGCTGGGCTTTCTGGAGGAGAATTTAAAAATCCTCCGCCTGAAATTCACCGAAATGGGGAAAATCCCACGCTGGGTATTTCACCTGAAGAATCTCAAGGAACTTTATCTGTCCGGCTGTGTTCTCCCTGAGCAGTTGAGTACCATGCAGTTGGAGGGCTTTCAGGACTTAAAAAACCTGAGGACCCTCTACTTGAAGAGCAGCCTCTCCCGGATCCCACAAGTCATTACAGACCTCCTGCCTTCACTGCAGAAGTTGTCCCTCGATAATGAGGGAAGCAAACTGGTTGTGTTGAACAACTTGAAAAAGATGGTCAACCTGAAAAGCCTGGAGCTGATCAGCTGTGACCTGGAACGCATCCCACACTCCATTTTCAGCCTGAACAATTTGCATGAGTTagatcttaaagaaaataacCTTAAAACTGTGGAAGAGATCATTAGCTTTCAGCATCTCCAGAATCTTTCCTGCTTAAAGTTGTGGCACAATAACATTGCTTATATTCCTGCCCAGATCGGGGCACTATCTAATCTAGAGCAGCTCTCTTTGAACCATAATAATATTGAGAATCTGCCCCTGCAGCTTTTCCTATGCACCAAACTACATTATTTGGATCTAAGCTATAACCACCTGACCTTCATTCCAGAAGAAATCCAGTATCTGAGTAATTTGCAGTACTTTGCTGTGACCAACAACAAT atTGAGACGCTACCAGATGGGCTGTTTCAGTGCAAAAAGCTGCAGTGTTTACTTTTGGGGAAAAATAGCCTGATGAGTTTGTCCCCTCACGTGGGTGAGCTGTCGAACCTTACTCATCTGGAGCTCATTG CTCAGCCTCTTTTCTCGGTTGACATTTCTGGTGTCTGA
- the LRRC8B gene encoding volume-regulated anion channel subunit LRRC8B isoform X2, translating to MITLTELKCLADAQSSYHILKPWWDVFWYYITLIMLLVAVLAGALQLTQSRVLCCLPCKVEFDNHCAVPWDLLKASANTSSSDPGTPLPLPLRIQNDLHRQQYSYIDAVCYEKQLHWFAKFFPYLVLLHTLIFAACSNFWLHYPSTSSRLEHFVAILHKCFDSPWTTRALSETVAEQSVRPLTLSKSKVLLSSSGCSADVDSSKQSLPYPQPGLESAGIESPTSSVLDKKEGEQAKAIFEKVKRFRLHVEQKDIIYRVYLKQIIVKVILFVLIITYVPYFLTYITLEIDCSVDVQAFTGYKRYQCVYSLAEIFKVLASFYVILVILYGLTSSYSLWWMLRSSLKQYSFEALREKSNYSDIPDVKNDFAFILHLADQYDPLYSKRFSIFLSEVSENKLKQINLNNEWTVEKLKSKLVKNSQDKVALHLFMLNGLPDNVFELTEIEVLSLELIPEVKLPSAVSQLVNLKELHVYHSSLVVDHPALGFLEENLKILRLKFTEMGKIPRWVFHLKNLKELYLSGCVLPEQLSTMQLEGFQDLKNLRTLYLKSSLSRIPQVITDLLPSLQKLSLDNEGSKLVVLNNLKKMVNLKSLELISCDLERIPHSIFSLNNLHELDLKENNLKTVEEIISFQHLQNLSCLKLWHNNIAYIPAQIGALSNLEQLSLNHNNIENLPLQLFLCTKLHYLDLSYNHLTFIPEEIQYLSNLQYFAVTNNNIETLPDGLFQCKKLQCLLLGKNSLMSLSPHVGELSNLTHLELIDEKTNLEIVTFSKVS from the exons ATGATTACACTAACAGAGCTGAAATGTCTAGCAGACGCCCAGTCATCTTATCACATCCTAAAACCATGGTGGGACGTCTTCTGGTATTACATCACCCTGATCATGCTGCTGGTGGCCGTGCTGGCTGGAGCTCTCCAGCTCACACAGAGCAGGGTTCTGTGCTGTCTTCCATGTAAGGTGGAATTTGACAATCACTGTGCCGTGCCTTGGGACCTCCTGAAAGCCAGCGCCAACACATCCTCCTCTGATCCCGGGACCCCACTTCCGCTCCCCCTCAGAATCCAGAATGACCTCCACCGACAGCAGTACTCCTACATCGACGCCGTCTGTTACGAGAAGCAGCTTCATTGGTTCGCCAAGTTCTTCCCCTACCTGGTGCTCCTGCACACACTCATCTTTGCAGCCTGCAGCAACTTTTGGCTTCACTACCCCAGTACCAGTTCCAGGCTCGAGCATTTTGTGGCCATCCTTCACAAGTGCTTCGATTCTCCGTGGACCACCCGTGCCCTGTCCGAAACGGTGGCCGAGCAATCAGTGAGGCCCCTGACACTCTCTAAGTCCAAGGTTCTGCTTTCATCCTCAGGGTGTTCAGCCGATGTTGATTCCAGCAAGCAGTCATTGCCCTACCCACAGCCTGGCTTGGAGTCAGCTGGCATCGAAAGCCCCACTTCTAGTGTCCTGGACAAGAAGGAGGGCGAACAGGCCAAAGCCATCTTTGAAAAAGTGAAAAGGTTCCGCCTGCATGTGGAGCAGAAGGACATCATTTATAGAGTGTATCTGAAGCAGATCATCGTGAAGGTCATTTTGTTTGTCCTCATCATAACTTACGTTCCATATTTTCTAACCTACATCACTCTTGAAATTGACTGTTCGGTCGATGTGCAAGCTTTTACCGGCTACAAGCGCTACCAGTGTGTCTACTCCTTGGCAGAAATATTTAAGGTTCTGGCTTCGTTTTATGTGATTTTGGTTATACTTTATGGTCTCACCTCCTCCTACAGCTTGTGGTGGATGCTGAGGAGTTCTCTGAAGCAATATTCCTTCGAGGCGTTGAGAGAGAAAAGCAACTACAGCGATATCCCTGACGTCAAGAATGACTTTGCCTTCATCCTGCATCTGGCCGATCAGTATGATCCTCTCTATTCCAAACGCTTCTCCATATTCCTGTCGGAGGTCAGTGAGAACAAACTGAAACAGATCAACCTCAATAACGAATGGACGGTTGAGAAACTGAAAAGTAAGCTTGTGAAAAATTCCCAGGACAAGGTAGCACTGCATCTTTTTATGCTAAATGGTCTTCCAGACAATGTCTTTGAGCTGACAGAAATCGAAGTGCTCAGCCTGGAGCTCATCCCTGAGGTCAAGCTGCCCTCTGCGGTCTCACAGCTGGTCAACCTCAAGGAGCTTCATGTGTACCATTCATCCCTGGTGGTGGACCATCCGGCGCTGGGCTTTCTGGAGGAGAATTTAAAAATCCTCCGCCTGAAATTCACCGAAATGGGGAAAATCCCACGCTGGGTATTTCACCTGAAGAATCTCAAGGAACTTTATCTGTCCGGCTGTGTTCTCCCTGAGCAGTTGAGTACCATGCAGTTGGAGGGCTTTCAGGACTTAAAAAACCTGAGGACCCTCTACTTGAAGAGCAGCCTCTCCCGGATCCCACAAGTCATTACAGACCTCCTGCCTTCACTGCAGAAGTTGTCCCTCGATAATGAGGGAAGCAAACTGGTTGTGTTGAACAACTTGAAAAAGATGGTCAACCTGAAAAGCCTGGAGCTGATCAGCTGTGACCTGGAACGCATCCCACACTCCATTTTCAGCCTGAACAATTTGCATGAGTTagatcttaaagaaaataacCTTAAAACTGTGGAAGAGATCATTAGCTTTCAGCATCTCCAGAATCTTTCCTGCTTAAAGTTGTGGCACAATAACATTGCTTATATTCCTGCCCAGATCGGGGCACTATCTAATCTAGAGCAGCTCTCTTTGAACCATAATAATATTGAGAATCTGCCCCTGCAGCTTTTCCTATGCACCAAACTACATTATTTGGATCTAAGCTATAACCACCTGACCTTCATTCCAGAAGAAATCCAGTATCTGAGTAATTTGCAGTACTTTGCTGTGACCAACAACAAT atTGAGACGCTACCAGATGGGCTGTTTCAGTGCAAAAAGCTGCAGTGTTTACTTTTGGGGAAAAATAGCCTGATGAGTTTGTCCCCTCACGTGGGTGAGCTGTCGAACCTTACTCATCTGGAGCTCATTG atgagaaaacaaacttGGAAATTGTAACATTTTCCAAGGTCTCATGA